One window from the genome of Rhodopseudomonas sp. P2A-2r encodes:
- the lpdA gene encoding dihydrolipoyl dehydrogenase, translating to MASYDLIIIGTGPGGYVCAIRAAQLGMKVAVVEKNATLGGTCLNIGCMPSKALLHASEMFEEAGHGFAKMGIKVPAPTIDLPQLMTFKQQGIDGNVKGVDFLMKKNKVDVVMGTGKVLGTGKVEVKGADGKTQVLETKNIVIATGSDVTRLKGIEIDEKRIVSSTGALSLDKVPEKMIVVGAGVIGLELGSVWRRLGAEVTVVEFLDRILPGMDGEVAKSFQRILEKQGFVFKLGAKVTSIDSSGKRLKAQVEPAAGGAAETIEADVVLVAVGRIPYTEGLGLKEAGVVLDERGRVKTDAHFATSVKGIYAIGDVVVGPMLAHKAEDEGVACAEILAGQAGHVNYDVIPGVVYTTPEVASVGKTEEELKQAGIAYTVGKFPFTANGRAKVNQSTDGFVKILADAKTDRVLGVHIIGLEAGELIHEACVLMEFGGSAEDLARTCHAHPTRSEAVKEAALAVGKRAIHM from the coding sequence ATGGCCTCCTACGATCTCATCATCATCGGCACCGGTCCCGGCGGCTATGTCTGCGCGATCCGCGCGGCGCAGCTTGGCATGAAGGTCGCCGTCGTCGAGAAAAACGCCACCCTTGGCGGCACCTGCCTGAACATCGGCTGCATGCCGTCGAAGGCGCTGCTCCATGCCTCCGAAATGTTCGAGGAGGCCGGTCATGGCTTCGCCAAGATGGGCATCAAGGTGCCCGCGCCGACGATCGACCTGCCGCAGCTGATGACCTTCAAGCAGCAGGGCATCGACGGCAACGTCAAGGGCGTCGACTTCCTGATGAAGAAGAACAAGGTCGACGTGGTGATGGGCACCGGCAAGGTGCTCGGAACCGGCAAGGTCGAGGTCAAGGGCGCCGACGGCAAGACCCAGGTGCTGGAAACCAAGAATATCGTGATCGCCACCGGCTCCGACGTGACCCGGCTGAAGGGCATCGAGATCGACGAGAAGCGCATTGTCTCGTCCACTGGCGCCCTGTCGCTCGACAAGGTGCCGGAGAAGATGATCGTGGTCGGCGCCGGCGTGATCGGCCTCGAGCTCGGCTCTGTGTGGCGCCGCCTCGGCGCTGAAGTTACCGTGGTGGAATTCCTCGACCGCATCCTGCCCGGCATGGACGGCGAGGTCGCGAAGTCCTTCCAGCGCATCCTCGAGAAGCAGGGCTTTGTCTTCAAGCTCGGCGCCAAGGTCACCAGCATCGATTCGTCAGGCAAGCGGCTGAAGGCGCAGGTCGAGCCTGCCGCCGGCGGCGCGGCGGAGACCATCGAGGCCGATGTCGTCCTGGTGGCGGTCGGCCGCATTCCATACACTGAAGGCCTCGGGCTGAAGGAAGCCGGCGTGGTGCTCGATGAGCGCGGCCGGGTCAAGACCGACGCCCATTTCGCGACCAGCGTGAAGGGCATCTATGCCATCGGCGACGTCGTCGTCGGTCCGATGCTGGCGCACAAGGCCGAGGACGAAGGCGTCGCCTGCGCCGAGATCCTCGCCGGCCAGGCCGGTCATGTGAACTATGATGTCATCCCCGGCGTCGTCTACACCACGCCCGAAGTGGCTTCGGTCGGCAAGACTGAGGAAGAGCTGAAGCAGGCCGGCATCGCCTATACCGTCGGCAAGTTTCCGTTCACCGCCAACGGTCGCGCCAAGGTCAATCAGAGCACCGATGGCTTCGTGAAGATTCTCGCAGATGCGAAGACCGACCGCGTGCTCGGCGTGCACATCATTGGCCTCGAGGCCGGCGAGTTGATCCACGAGGCCTGCGTGCTGATGGAATTCGGCGGCTCCGCCGAGGATCTGGCGCGCACCTGCCACGCCCATCCGACCCGGTCCGAGGCGGTCAAGGAAGCCGCGCTTGCGGTGGGCAAACGCGCCATCCATATGTGA
- a CDS encoding alpha/beta fold hydrolase — protein MAELARVRTSLLDVAYEHSGPEGTLPVLLLHGFPYDVRGYDDAVALINAAGYRTIVPYLRGYGPTRFLSADTIRSGQQAALGEDLLELMDALRIERAVVSGYDWGGRAACVVSALWPERVHGLVSCTAYNVQDIPNSARPADPEQEARMWYVWYFNTERGRNGLTQNRAAVAKLLWKMWSPSWAFDDATFARSASAFDNDDFVDVVIHSYQHRTGSVAGDPRYLLSETRLAAQPAIDVPTIALHGADDNVMPVHGSDNHGRHFTSDYERRVLPGVGHNVPQEDPRAFADAVIEMCRKQA, from the coding sequence GTGGCTGAACTTGCCCGCGTGCGAACGTCGCTGCTTGATGTCGCCTATGAGCACAGCGGCCCGGAAGGCACCCTGCCGGTTCTCCTGCTGCACGGTTTTCCCTACGATGTCCGCGGCTATGACGATGCCGTGGCGCTGATCAACGCTGCCGGCTATCGCACGATCGTGCCCTATTTGCGCGGCTACGGCCCGACGCGATTCCTTTCCGCAGACACCATCCGTTCCGGCCAGCAGGCCGCGCTGGGCGAGGATTTGCTGGAATTGATGGATGCGCTGCGGATCGAAAGAGCGGTCGTGTCCGGCTATGACTGGGGCGGCCGCGCCGCTTGCGTGGTGTCGGCGCTGTGGCCGGAGCGGGTCCACGGTCTCGTCAGTTGCACCGCCTACAACGTTCAGGACATCCCGAATTCCGCGCGGCCGGCCGACCCCGAGCAGGAAGCGCGCATGTGGTATGTCTGGTACTTCAACACCGAGCGCGGCCGCAATGGCTTGACGCAGAACCGTGCGGCGGTGGCGAAGCTGCTGTGGAAGATGTGGTCGCCGTCATGGGCGTTCGACGACGCCACTTTTGCCCGCTCGGCATCGGCCTTCGACAACGACGATTTCGTCGATGTCGTGATCCACTCCTACCAACATCGCACGGGCAGTGTGGCTGGCGATCCGCGCTATCTACTGTCGGAAACCCGTCTCGCCGCACAACCGGCCATCGATGTCCCGACCATCGCGCTGCACGGCGCCGATGACAATGTGATGCCGGTGCATGGTTCGGATAATCACGGCCGGCATTTTACGTCGGACTATGAGCGTCGTGTCCTGCCCGGTGTCGGCCACAACGTGCCGCAGGAAGATCCGCGTGCATTTGCGGATGCTGTGATCGAGATGTGCAGGAAGCAGGCGTAG
- a CDS encoding DUF4337 domain-containing protein, which produces MSAHESMEHAEHAEHASGSNKNIALLIAVIALFLALSETLGKGAQTESISKNVEASNLWAFFQAKSIRRTVVQATSDQARLSLGQMGDDAAKAALTKQIEDWKKTADRYRSEPETGEGSEQLAARAKEAEHARDLAMARYHHYEVASAAFQIGIVLASATIITGMIALAYVSGFLAIAGIAFTLIGLFAPHAVHLM; this is translated from the coding sequence ATGAGCGCGCACGAGAGTATGGAGCACGCCGAACACGCCGAGCATGCATCCGGATCGAACAAGAACATCGCGTTGCTGATTGCGGTGATCGCGCTGTTCCTGGCGCTGTCGGAAACCCTCGGCAAGGGCGCGCAGACCGAATCCATCAGCAAGAACGTCGAGGCGTCCAACCTGTGGGCGTTCTTCCAGGCCAAGAGCATCCGCCGCACCGTGGTGCAGGCGACCTCGGACCAGGCCCGCTTGAGCCTCGGCCAGATGGGCGACGATGCCGCCAAGGCCGCGCTGACCAAGCAGATCGAGGACTGGAAGAAGACGGCGGACCGCTACCGTTCGGAGCCGGAGACCGGCGAAGGCTCGGAGCAGCTCGCCGCCCGCGCCAAGGAAGCCGAGCACGCCCGCGACTTGGCGATGGCCCGCTATCATCATTACGAGGTCGCCTCTGCGGCGTTCCAGATCGGCATCGTGCTGGCGTCGGCCACTATCATCACCGGCATGATCGCATTGGCCTATGTGTCCGGCTTCCTCGCCATCGCCGGCATCGCCTTCACCCTGATCGGCCTGTTCGCGCCGCACGCCGTGCATCTGATGTGA
- a CDS encoding primosomal protein N' translates to MDDSAPSLFPSLAPRVVDVLVPVALNQAYSYRVPRGVDLQPGDVVTVPLGARDVVGVVWAENPNPDPRLHNRLKDVGEKLDVPRFRQELRDLVDWVANYTLSARGMVLRMTLRMGELGPERVRLGVRLVGEAPKRMTPARQRLIEILSDGLLHAKSDLVKEAGCGSGVIDGLVDEGTLVVEAMARPSAPPAPDPLFCEPDFSPEQRAAATALQTLAASGAFHVALLDGVTGSGKTEVYFEAVAETIRRGEQVMILMPEIALTGQFLDRFALRFGVRPLEWHSELTPRTRARNFAAIASGEAHVVVGARSALFLPYAKLGLIIVDEEHDQAYKQSEGAHYHARDMAVVRANLAKIPIILASATPSVESEVNARKGRYQRVALPSRFGGQHMPHIEAIDLRSQGPMRGHFISQQLAEQVGFAIERKEQALLFLNRRGYAPLTLCRSCGHRFSCNICDAWLVDHRFRQRLVCHHCGFSTPRPHLCPHCGVEESLAAIGPGVERLQEEASKLFPEARTMVLSSDLVTSIDAMRAELTEIAEGRVDIIIGTQLVAKGHNFPRLNLVGVIDADIGLGNGDPRAAERTFQMLNQVIGRAGREQGRGVGYLQTHQPEHPVMKALVAADREAFYATEIEARERAGYPPFGRLASLIISAGDRPSAEGFARKLVSVAPIDERVLVLGPAEAPLAVIKGRYRFRILVKSPRNVDLSSYLRQWLAAGPKTSGNLKLEVDVDPQSFL, encoded by the coding sequence ATGGACGATTCCGCGCCCAGTCTGTTCCCGTCTTTGGCGCCGCGCGTGGTCGACGTGCTGGTGCCGGTGGCGCTGAACCAGGCCTATTCCTATCGGGTGCCCCGGGGCGTCGACCTGCAGCCCGGCGATGTCGTTACCGTGCCGCTCGGCGCCCGCGACGTGGTCGGCGTGGTGTGGGCGGAAAACCCCAATCCCGATCCGCGGCTGCACAACCGGCTGAAGGATGTCGGCGAGAAACTCGACGTGCCGCGCTTTCGGCAGGAATTGCGCGACCTGGTCGACTGGGTCGCCAATTACACGCTCTCCGCACGGGGCATGGTGCTGCGGATGACGCTGCGCATGGGCGAACTCGGCCCCGAAAGGGTGAGGCTCGGCGTGCGGCTGGTGGGCGAGGCGCCAAAGCGCATGACCCCGGCGCGCCAGCGCCTGATCGAGATCCTGTCCGACGGGCTGCTGCACGCCAAGTCGGATCTGGTGAAGGAAGCCGGCTGCGGCAGCGGCGTCATCGACGGGCTGGTCGATGAGGGCACGCTGGTGGTCGAGGCGATGGCGCGACCATCGGCGCCGCCGGCACCGGATCCCCTGTTTTGCGAGCCGGATTTTTCGCCGGAACAGCGCGCCGCCGCCACCGCACTGCAGACGCTGGCCGCCAGCGGCGCGTTTCATGTGGCATTGCTCGACGGTGTCACCGGCTCCGGCAAGACCGAAGTCTATTTCGAGGCGGTGGCGGAGACCATCCGCCGTGGCGAGCAGGTGATGATCCTGATGCCGGAGATCGCGCTCACCGGTCAATTTCTCGATCGCTTTGCACTGCGCTTCGGTGTTCGCCCGCTGGAATGGCATTCCGAACTGACGCCGCGCACCCGGGCGCGAAACTTTGCGGCCATCGCCAGCGGCGAGGCCCATGTGGTGGTCGGCGCGCGCTCGGCGCTGTTCCTGCCCTATGCCAAACTCGGCCTGATCATCGTCGATGAGGAGCACGACCAAGCCTACAAGCAGAGCGAGGGCGCCCACTATCACGCCCGCGACATGGCGGTGGTGCGTGCCAACCTGGCCAAAATCCCGATCATTCTGGCCTCCGCGACGCCCTCCGTCGAAAGCGAGGTCAATGCGCGCAAGGGCCGCTACCAGCGCGTCGCGCTGCCGTCGCGGTTCGGCGGCCAGCACATGCCGCACATCGAGGCGATCGATCTGCGCAGTCAGGGGCCGATGCGCGGCCACTTCATCTCGCAGCAACTCGCCGAGCAGGTCGGCTTTGCCATTGAGCGCAAGGAACAGGCGCTGTTGTTCCTCAATCGCCGCGGCTACGCGCCGCTGACCCTGTGCCGCAGTTGCGGCCACCGCTTCTCCTGCAACATTTGCGATGCCTGGCTGGTCGATCACCGGTTTCGCCAGCGGCTGGTCTGCCATCACTGCGGCTTCTCGACGCCGCGTCCGCATCTCTGCCCGCATTGCGGCGTCGAGGAATCCCTGGCGGCGATCGGCCCCGGCGTCGAGCGGCTGCAGGAAGAGGCGTCAAAGCTGTTTCCCGAGGCGCGCACCATGGTGCTGTCGAGCGACCTCGTCACCTCGATCGATGCCATGCGCGCCGAGCTGACCGAGATCGCCGAGGGCCGCGTCGATATCATCATCGGCACCCAACTGGTGGCCAAGGGCCACAACTTTCCGCGGCTCAATCTGGTCGGGGTGATCGATGCCGATATCGGGCTCGGCAATGGCGATCCGCGCGCCGCCGAGCGCACCTTCCAGATGCTCAACCAGGTGATCGGCCGCGCCGGCCGCGAGCAGGGCAGGGGTGTCGGCTATCTGCAGACCCATCAGCCCGAACACCCGGTGATGAAGGCGCTGGTGGCCGCCGATCGCGAAGCCTTCTACGCCACCGAGATCGAGGCGCGCGAGCGCGCCGGCTATCCGCCGTTCGGCCGCTTGGCCAGCCTGATCATCTCGGCCGGCGATCGCCCGAGCGCGGAAGGTTTTGCGCGGAAACTCGTCAGCGTCGCGCCGATCGACGAACGGGTGCTGGTGCTGGGACCGGCGGAGGCGCCGCTGGCGGTGATCAAGGGCCGCTATCGATTCCGCATTCTGGTGAAGTCGCCGCGCAACGTCGATCTGTCCAGCTATCTGCGCCAGTGGCTCGCGGCCGGGCCGAAGACATCGGGCAATCTGAAGCTCGAAGTTGACGTCGATCCGCAGAGTTTTCTGTAA
- a CDS encoding septal ring lytic transglycosylase RlpA family protein yields the protein MLQYGISKLGKLPRSHSALAMLAATLVLGGSISEASAKSRHHHGQRHHVHHRHHGHHVSKASPLDANASIPSLFESAVQAPVRALASAGRSFAGMASYYGNEAGSRTASGQRFNQGAMTAAHRSLPFGTKLRVTHGGRSVVVTINDRGPFIRGRVLDLSKGAASAIGLTSRGVGRVVAEVM from the coding sequence ATGCTGCAATATGGAATTTCAAAATTGGGCAAGCTGCCCCGGTCGCACTCCGCACTTGCCATGCTCGCCGCGACCCTTGTTCTGGGCGGGTCCATTTCGGAAGCTTCGGCCAAATCCCGGCACCATCACGGCCAGCGCCATCACGTTCATCACCGCCACCACGGCCACCATGTCAGCAAGGCTTCGCCGCTCGACGCCAATGCGTCGATCCCGTCGCTGTTCGAGAGCGCCGTGCAGGCGCCGGTCCGCGCTTTGGCCAGTGCCGGCCGCAGCTTTGCCGGCATGGCCTCGTATTACGGCAACGAAGCCGGCAGCCGCACCGCCTCGGGCCAGCGCTTCAACCAGGGCGCCATGACCGCCGCTCATCGCTCGCTGCCGTTCGGCACCAAGTTGCGTGTCACCCATGGCGGCCGCAGCGTCGTCGTCACCATCAACGACCGCGGCCCGTTCATCCGTGGGCGCGTGCTTGACCTCTCCAAGGGCGCTGCCAGCGCCATCGGCCTGACCAGCCGCGGCGTCGGCCGCGTCGTCGCCGAGGTCATGTAA
- a CDS encoding F0F1 ATP synthase subunit delta, which yields MAAEDPSVSGVSGRYATALFDLARDEKSVDAVMADLTKFEAMLADSADLTRLVRSPVFGAEVQSQALSAVLDKAGIGGISAKFLKLLTANRRLFAVRDVIRAFRALVAKFKGEATADVTVAEPLSDKNLDALKTALKSVTGKDVALNVKIDPAIIGGLVVKLGSRMVDSSLRTKLNSIKHAMKEAG from the coding sequence GTGGCAGCAGAAGATCCGTCAGTTTCGGGAGTGTCCGGTCGCTATGCGACGGCCTTGTTCGACCTCGCGCGCGATGAAAAGTCCGTCGATGCGGTGATGGCCGATCTCACCAAGTTCGAGGCCATGCTGGCCGACAGCGCCGACCTGACCCGGCTGGTGCGCAGCCCGGTCTTCGGCGCCGAAGTCCAGTCCCAGGCTTTGTCCGCCGTTCTCGACAAGGCCGGCATCGGCGGCATCAGCGCCAAGTTCCTCAAGCTTCTCACCGCCAATCGCCGGCTGTTCGCGGTCCGCGATGTGATCCGCGCCTTCCGTGCGCTGGTGGCCAAGTTCAAGGGCGAGGCCACGGCAGACGTTACCGTCGCCGAGCCGCTCAGTGACAAGAATCTCGACGCCCTCAAGACCGCGCTGAAATCAGTGACGGGCAAGGATGTCGCGCTCAACGTGAAGATCGATCCGGCCATCATCGGCGGGCTTGTCGTCAAGCTCGGCAGCCGCATGGTGGACTCTTCGCTCCGCACCAAACTCAACTCGATTAAGCACGCGATGAAAGAGGCAGGCTGA
- the atpA gene encoding F0F1 ATP synthase subunit alpha, which translates to MDIRAAEISAILKDQIKNFGQEAEVSEVGQVLSVGDGIARVFGLDNVQAGEMVEFENGTRGMALNLETDNVGIVIFGADREIKEGQTVKRTRAIVDAPVGKGLLGRVVDALGNPIDGKGPIQADKRMRVDVKAPGIIPRKSVNEPMATGLKSVDALIPVGRGQRELIIGDRQTGKTAIALDTILNQKSLNVAGAPESQKLYCVYVAIGQKRSTVAQFVKVLEEQGALEYSVVIAATASDPAPMQYIAPFTGCTIGEFFRDNGMHAVIIYDDLSKQAVAYRQMSLLLRRPPGREAYPGDVFYLHSRLLERAAKLNDSQGNGSLTALPIIETQANDVSAYIPTNVISITDGQIFLETDLFFQGIRPAVNVGLSVSRVGSAAQTKAMKKVAGKIKGELAQYREMAAFAQFGSDLDASTQRLLNRGARLTELLKQPQFSPLKMEEQVCVIWAGTNGYLDNLPIAKVRGFEDGLLSLLRGKNVDVLEAIRDSRDLKDDVAAKLKAVVEGFAKTYAA; encoded by the coding sequence ATGGACATCCGCGCCGCGGAAATTTCCGCGATCCTCAAGGATCAGATCAAGAACTTCGGCCAGGAAGCTGAAGTTTCCGAAGTTGGACAGGTTCTGTCCGTCGGCGACGGCATTGCCCGCGTCTTCGGCCTCGACAACGTCCAGGCGGGCGAAATGGTCGAGTTCGAAAACGGCACCCGCGGCATGGCGCTGAATCTCGAAACCGACAACGTCGGCATCGTGATCTTCGGCGCTGACCGCGAGATCAAGGAAGGTCAGACCGTTAAGCGCACCCGCGCCATCGTGGACGCGCCGGTCGGCAAGGGTCTGCTCGGCCGCGTCGTCGATGCGCTCGGCAACCCCATCGACGGCAAGGGCCCGATCCAGGCCGACAAGCGCATGCGCGTCGACGTCAAGGCGCCGGGCATCATCCCGCGCAAGTCGGTCAACGAGCCGATGGCCACCGGCCTGAAGTCGGTCGACGCTTTGATCCCGGTCGGCCGCGGCCAGCGCGAGCTGATCATCGGTGACCGTCAGACCGGCAAGACCGCGATCGCCCTCGACACCATCCTGAACCAGAAGTCGCTGAACGTTGCCGGCGCTCCGGAAAGCCAGAAGCTGTATTGCGTCTACGTCGCGATCGGCCAGAAGCGCTCCACCGTCGCGCAGTTCGTGAAGGTGCTCGAGGAGCAGGGCGCGCTGGAATATTCCGTCGTCATCGCCGCCACCGCGTCCGATCCGGCCCCGATGCAGTACATCGCGCCGTTCACCGGCTGCACCATCGGCGAATTCTTCCGCGACAACGGCATGCACGCCGTCATCATCTATGACGATTTGTCGAAGCAGGCCGTCGCCTACCGCCAGATGTCGCTGTTGCTGCGCCGTCCGCCGGGCCGCGAAGCTTATCCCGGCGACGTGTTCTATCTTCACTCGCGCCTGCTCGAGCGCGCTGCGAAGCTCAACGATTCCCAGGGCAATGGTTCGCTGACGGCGCTGCCGATCATCGAAACCCAGGCCAACGACGTGTCGGCCTACATCCCGACCAACGTGATTTCGATCACCGACGGCCAGATTTTCCTGGAGACTGACCTGTTCTTCCAGGGCATCCGTCCGGCCGTGAACGTCGGTCTGTCCGTGTCGCGCGTCGGCTCCGCCGCGCAGACCAAGGCGATGAAGAAGGTCGCCGGCAAGATCAAGGGCGAGCTCGCGCAGTACCGCGAAATGGCGGCGTTCGCGCAGTTCGGCTCCGATCTCGACGCCTCGACCCAGCGCCTGCTGAATCGCGGCGCCCGCCTGACCGAACTCCTGAAGCAGCCGCAGTTCTCGCCGCTGAAGATGGAAGAGCAGGTCTGCGTGATCTGGGCCGGCACCAACGGCTACCTCGACAATCTGCCGATCGCCAAGGTGCGCGGCTTCGAAGACGGCCTGCTGTCGCTGCTGCGCGGCAAGAACGTCGACGTTCTCGAAGCGATCCGCGACAGCCGTGATCTCAAGGACGACGTCGCCGCCAAGCTCAAGGCCGTCGTCGAAGGCTTTGCGAAGACTTACGCTGCTTAA
- a CDS encoding F0F1 ATP synthase subunit gamma: MASLKDMRVRIASTKATQKITKAMQMVAASKLRRAQMAAEAARPYAERMDAVIASIAGAAAGSGTGPALLGGTGRDQVHLLLVCTGERGLSGAFNSSIVRLARERALALMNQGKEVKFFCVGRKGYEQLRRTFDKQIVEHLELRSVKQLGFVNAEDIAKKVLARFDNGEFDVCTLFFSRFKTVIAQIPTAQQIIPLVVQAPAAASDAPKPIYEYEPAEDEILTGLLPRNLAVQIFRALLENNASFYGAQMSSMDNATRNAGDMIRKQTLIYNRTRQAMITKELIEIISGAEAI; this comes from the coding sequence ATGGCTTCACTTAAAGACATGCGCGTCCGCATCGCCTCCACCAAGGCGACGCAGAAGATTACCAAGGCCATGCAGATGGTGGCGGCGTCGAAGCTGCGCCGCGCGCAGATGGCTGCCGAAGCTGCGCGGCCTTACGCCGAGCGGATGGATGCGGTCATCGCCTCCATTGCCGGCGCGGCCGCCGGATCCGGCACCGGCCCGGCGCTGCTGGGCGGCACCGGTCGTGACCAGGTTCACCTGCTGCTGGTCTGCACCGGCGAGCGCGGCCTGTCCGGCGCGTTCAACTCCTCGATCGTACGCCTCGCGCGCGAACGCGCGCTGGCGCTGATGAATCAGGGCAAAGAGGTCAAGTTCTTCTGCGTCGGCCGCAAGGGCTACGAGCAGCTGCGCCGTACCTTCGACAAGCAGATCGTCGAGCATCTCGAATTGCGTTCGGTGAAGCAGCTCGGCTTCGTCAATGCCGAGGACATCGCCAAGAAGGTTCTCGCCCGCTTCGACAATGGCGAGTTCGATGTCTGCACCCTGTTCTTCTCGCGTTTCAAGACGGTGATCGCGCAGATCCCGACCGCGCAGCAGATCATTCCGCTGGTGGTGCAGGCGCCGGCCGCGGCCAGCGATGCGCCGAAGCCGATCTACGAATACGAACCCGCCGAAGACGAGATCCTCACCGGCCTGTTGCCGCGCAATCTCGCGGTGCAGATCTTCCGCGCGTTGCTGGAGAACAATGCGTCGTTCTATGGCGCGCAGATGAGCTCGATGGATAACGCCACGCGCAACGCCGGCGACATGATCCGCAAGCAGACATTGATCTACAACCGCACCCGCCAGGCGATGATTACCAAGGAGCTGATCGAGATCATCTCCGGCGCCGAGGCGATCTAA
- the atpD gene encoding F0F1 ATP synthase subunit beta has translation MATPANQTGRITQVIGAVVDVQFEGALPAILSAVTTMNGKNKLVLEVAQHLGESTVRTIAMDTTEGLVRGQEVTDTGNPIMVPVGVGTLGRIMNVIGEPIDEGGPIASEGMRAIHQEAPMYTEQSTEAEILVTGIKVVDLLAPYAKGGKIGLFGGAGVGKTVLIQELINNVAKAHGGNSVFAGVGERTREGNDLYHEFIESKVNADPHNPDPSVKSKCALVFGQMNEPPGARMRVALSGLTVAEHFRDQGQDVLFFIDNIFRFTQAGSEVSALLGRIPSAVGYQPTLATDMGALQERITTTHKGSITSVQAIYVPADDLTDPAPATSFAHLDATTVLNRAISEKGIYPAVDPLDSTSRMLSPLIVGEEHYQTARMVQQVLQKYKSLQDIIAILGMDELSEEDKLAVARARKIERFLSQPFFVAEIFTGSPGKFVDLADTIKGFRAICEGKYDHLPEAAFYMVGAIEEAVEKGKKLAAEAA, from the coding sequence ATGGCTACCCCCGCCAACCAGACCGGACGCATCACCCAGGTCATCGGCGCCGTCGTCGACGTGCAGTTCGAAGGCGCGCTCCCCGCGATTCTCAGCGCCGTCACCACCATGAACGGCAAGAACAAGCTGGTGCTCGAAGTCGCCCAGCATCTCGGCGAATCCACGGTGCGCACCATTGCGATGGACACCACCGAGGGTCTGGTCCGCGGCCAGGAAGTCACCGACACCGGCAACCCGATCATGGTGCCGGTCGGCGTCGGCACCCTCGGCCGCATCATGAACGTGATCGGCGAGCCGATCGACGAAGGCGGTCCGATCGCTTCGGAAGGCATGCGCGCGATCCATCAGGAAGCGCCAATGTACACCGAGCAGTCCACCGAGGCTGAAATTCTCGTCACCGGCATCAAGGTCGTCGATCTCCTGGCGCCTTACGCCAAGGGCGGCAAGATCGGCCTGTTCGGCGGCGCCGGCGTCGGCAAGACCGTGCTGATCCAGGAACTGATCAACAACGTCGCGAAGGCGCACGGCGGCAACTCGGTGTTCGCCGGTGTCGGCGAGCGTACCCGCGAAGGCAACGATCTCTATCACGAGTTCATCGAGTCCAAGGTCAACGCCGATCCGCACAATCCCGATCCGTCGGTGAAGTCGAAGTGCGCGCTGGTGTTCGGCCAGATGAACGAGCCCCCGGGCGCCCGCATGCGCGTCGCGCTGTCGGGCCTGACCGTCGCGGAACATTTCCGCGACCAGGGCCAGGACGTGCTGTTCTTCATCGACAACATCTTCCGCTTCACCCAGGCGGGTTCGGAAGTGTCCGCTCTGCTCGGCCGCATCCCCTCGGCGGTGGGTTATCAGCCGACCCTGGCGACCGACATGGGCGCGCTGCAGGAACGCATCACCACCACGCATAAGGGTTCGATCACTTCGGTGCAGGCCATCTACGTGCCGGCCGACGACTTGACCGATCCGGCACCTGCAACCTCGTTCGCGCATTTGGACGCAACGACCGTGCTGAACCGCGCGATTTCGGAAAAGGGCATCTACCCCGCGGTGGATCCGCTCGACTCCACCTCGCGCATGCTTTCGCCGCTGATCGTCGGCGAGGAGCATTACCAGACCGCGCGCATGGTCCAGCAGGTGCTGCAGAAGTACAAGTCGCTGCAGGACATCATCGCCATTCTCGGCATGGACGAACTGTCGGAAGAGGACAAGCTCGCCGTCGCCCGCGCCCGCAAGATCGAGCGCTTCCTGTCGCAGCCGTTCTTCGTCGCTGAAATCTTCACCGGTTCGCCGGGCAAGTTCGTCGACCTCGCCGATACCATCAAGGGTTTCCGCGCAATCTGCGAAGGCAAGTACGACCACCTCCCGGAGGCCGCCTTCTACATGGTCGGCGCCATCGAAGAGGCCGTCGAAAAGGGCAAGAAGCTGGCTGCCGAAGCCGCTTAA
- a CDS encoding F0F1 ATP synthase subunit epsilon — MATFHFDLVSPEKLAFSGEVDQVDIPGAEGDFGVMAGAAPMVAALRPGILTITSGGIKQMIIVLGGLAEVSDKGLNVLADVATSMQDLDRAALADQIAAMEAKLAEKEGSQLDRAIERLDHFKTIQMHVNSTAMH, encoded by the coding sequence ATGGCCACCTTCCACTTCGATCTTGTTTCGCCTGAAAAGCTTGCCTTCTCGGGTGAAGTCGATCAGGTCGACATCCCCGGCGCCGAAGGCGATTTCGGCGTGATGGCCGGTGCGGCGCCGATGGTTGCGGCGCTGCGTCCGGGCATCCTGACCATCACGTCGGGCGGCATCAAGCAGATGATCATCGTGCTCGGCGGCCTCGCCGAAGTGTCCGACAAGGGCCTCAACGTGCTGGCCGACGTCGCCACCTCCATGCAGGATCTCGATCGCGCCGCGCTGGCCGACCAGATCGCCGCCATGGAAGCCAAGCTGGCCGAGAAGGAAGGGTCGCAGCTCGACCGCGCCATCGAGCGCCTCGACCACTTCAAGACCATCCAGATGCACGTCAACTCGACGGCGATGCACTAA